AGCATGTTATATTGAATGGTCGGTTTTTTCCCAAATATTAAAAGAAAATGGCCGGTTTTCTTATGAAATACTTGCTATGTTTTGTAATAACACATTAAACTCTTATCATCATTTTATTGATCATGATAATAAGAAAATATTTGGCAAGGTAGCAGATGCTTTGCTTTATTTTGCAGAAATTATTTTCGAATCGGAACAATATGTTTTGCCTTTAAATAGAAAAGAAATTGCAAATATGATTGGTTCAAGTAGGGAGAGTGTTTCCAAGCAAATGACAGGATTCGAAAATGATAAAATAATTGAGGTAAGCGACCAAATAATTAGAATTTTAGATATGGAAAAACTAAAAAATATAAGTAAACATGGTTAGATTAATGATAAATCTTTTTATTGATATTTTTTACATAAAGGTCGAAGCATACTTTCCAGTCCATTTAATTTTATTTCATACATAGATGCCATCATTTCGCCTAGTTTTCCAGGAGGAAACCCTTTCTCTCTAAACCATACCAAATAAGTTTCTGGTAAATCAATTAAATAACGTCCTTTATATTTTCCAAAAGGCATTCTCATTTGAATTAATTTTATTAATGCCTCGTTCATTTCAGCTTTATTAATTTCTTTTGTCATTTATCTTATATAATTTGTTTAGTCAAAATACAATTTTTTAGAGCATTGAAAATATTTTTATTAACTGGTGTATAAGTTAGTTAATCTGCGTCTTCAGCAAAGCCTCCTCCAATTAATATGTCATCCATATAAAAAGCAACTGGCTGTCCGGGTGCCATAGCCCATGCAGGATAATCCAAATCAACCATTAATTCTCTATTATTTAGGATTGTAATTTTAGAGTAGCCTTTAGGGTTTCTTCCAAGACCACGAACCACAGTGGTAATGTTAGTAGCAGTAATATCTTCTATATCATGAAAATAGTAATTAGAAACACGAATTTGTAATCTATTTAAATCGTCTTTCTTTTCGAGAGT
This genomic interval from uncultured Marinifilum sp. contains the following:
- a CDS encoding Crp/Fnr family transcriptional regulator; this translates as MAYLYYIYTVMLLKPVNNIHPNCQICDDKSCAVKNLLVHEIKQLSRSCTEVTFDKGDEILTESSSKSHIIYLREGLVKEFTKTEDNKEYIYQIVKKYTYLGLNSMFSNSVNSYCYTALTPVKACYIEWSVFSQILKENGRFSYEILAMFCNNTLNSYHHFIDHDNKKIFGKVADALLYFAEIIFESEQYVLPLNRKEIANMIGSSRESVSKQMTGFENDKIIEVSDQIIRILDMEKLKNISKHG
- a CDS encoding DUF3820 family protein is translated as MTKEINKAEMNEALIKLIQMRMPFGKYKGRYLIDLPETYLVWFREKGFPPGKLGEMMASMYEIKLNGLESMLRPLCKKYQ